Genomic DNA from Desulfonema ishimotonii:
TTTGATTTGCCGATGATCTTGACACCGCTGGGATCACCGGAGGTCAGCGGCTTTGAAAAATAGGGCAGTGGTTGCAATTTGCCGTCGATATCGTCGATGGCGCAGTAGAACAGGGTATGCACCGCGTCCGTTGCGAAGGCCATGATACCGGTGTCCGCCACCTTCGGCGTCATGGTCCCGGTAACAGGGTGTTTGTACCGCTCCACCATTTTTTTCACCAGGAACCCGCCCACGGAGATGCCCTGATCCGTGATTTTCACCTCGATCTTGGCCTTGGGGTTGTTCTGGTAGGTCTCCGCCAGGGAGAGCAGCGTGGAATAGACGGTCTTGCCCGCCCAGTAGTTCACGACGCCGCCGTATCCGGCCTCCTGGATGAGGGTTTCCATCTCCTCCAAATCCTCAAAAACGTGCTTTACTGTGGCATCGGAGGCGCTCCACAACTTTGTGGGCGTATGGCTCAGCGTGTCACCGAACGTCACCTGATAGGTCTCGGTAGCGCCGTTTTCCAGTTGCACCGGCCAGTTGATCGTACCGGTCAGGGCCGTGGACGCGAGGCCCTCTGCCGTTGCCCTGGACACCCTACGCAGGTGATCGTCAATGCCGGACAGCCGGGCCTGGATGCTCTGCTTGTCCAGGACCCGCAGATTGTTCAGGTCCGCTGCCGTCAGGAACCGGTGATTCGACACCTCGAACGGTTCATAGTCGGCCAGACTGATCGGACTGCCCGTCAGGGCCAGGGACGGTGCCCCCCGCATAATCAGCGGGGCGGGTGAGCCGGTCTCCAGGATATCGTCCCGGCCCACCGTGGCAAACGGATGGTTCACCTTCCGGGCGAAAAACGTGTCGATCACTGTGGTCTCCAGGGGGGGCAGCCCGCGAAGCCGCTGCACAATCACGTCCGGGGTGAAGTATGATCTGAGATTTGTGAAATTCATTTTCGTATCCTTCCTGTTCAGACCGCCCAGATGCCGACGGCGGCCAGCAGTCTGAGTTCGGCTTCGGTGGCGTCAGCGGGGGCGGCCACCCCCCTGACGAGCATAGATTCCTTGACAGTGCCGTGTCGGATGATCAGCCCTGCCTGCTGGGCGGACGTATCCACGGCCTCGTCCAGCACGGCAGTGGGCCGGTGTTTCACGGTGGCGGTAATGGCCTGCTCGCTTGCCGGGGCCGCGGTAAACGTAATCGTGGCGGCCCCTGTCCGATAATCCGCTCTGCCGGTCCCGCCGGCGTCTCCGGTCAGGACACCGACGCCATCATCGGAAAACGTTTCGGTGTCGTCGGTGACGGAGACGGAACCGGGGGTCAGGTCTTCCCCCAGGGACAGGGAAAAGGTTTTTGCGGTCCCGTCGCCGGTGGCGGCGGCCACGGTCTCCTCGGTATCGTAGGGATACTGGTCGCCGTCAGCGCCCCGGGCCAGCATCAGGCCCGCAGGCCAGGTCTCGTCATCTCCGGCCAGGGTGGCCGACCGGACCACGGGTTCGTGCCCGGCAGCGCGGGCGCGTTCGACGGTTATCTCGCCGGTGTTCAGGTTGCCTGATATGGTCATGGGATCTCCTTAGCAGTAGGTGTTGATGTCGGCTGTGTCGATCGTATTCTCATCCGTCTCCGGCGCGGAAAACTCGGCCAGCATCCCGCGATCCGGGAGGGCGGACAGGAACCCGAACAGGTGGTCTGTCATCGTCTTTTTTCCGGCCCCGGCGGACAACTCGATTTCCTCACCGGATTTCTCAAGGGCCAGCGCCACGGCCCGGACAGCGGGCTTGTCCCCCGGCAGTATCCGGTTTTCGGACACCAGTTTGCCCAGACGGGCGTCAATCTCCGCTGCGGTCTGGCGGTCCCGTACAGCGGCCAGCTCCGCCGCCGACTGTTCCGCTTCCGTCTTTGCCGCTTGGGCGGCCTGCTCCGCGATAGCCCGTGCGGCCTGCTCCTCTTTCAGCTGTTTTTTCAGCTCTTCGACGTCCATTTCTGTTTTTCCCTTCCGCCCGGCATCGTTGTCCGGGCCACTGAATTCGATGATTTCCCCCGCGTCGCCCCCGGCGAATTTCGCCGAGGTCAGGCCGGACACTGCCGGCTGCGTCGCACCGAGCAGCCCCACATGCCGCAGGGTTTTCTTGTCCGGCATGAGCGCCAGGGAAATCTTTTTGTAATGCCCGGCGTTTACCAGTGTTTTGACGGCCTCCGGCACCTGCCTGAAAGCCGCCTGCAACACCTGACCGGAGCGGCGCAGGGTCGTTACCCAGCCATAGGCCGGGTCGTCCTCTGCCGGATGACCGAACACCAGGGGGGCCTCCCGCTCATCCGGGTTGTATGCCGTCACTATGGCGTCCAGGTCCGCCTCCGAGAAGGTCACATTCTTCCCAGACTTTGCCTTCCAGGTTCCGGTACGGCAGATGTCAATCCATTTCACAGCTTATCCCTCCTTACGGAAACCGCCACCAGGCCGCCTGTTCTGACGCCTTAGCGCACAAACGCACCCTGCGCATATACTGGCATATGTTTTTCAAAACAATCGCTCTGAGGGCGTTTCCGGCAATCCGCCCGACATGCGGCGGTTCCGGCTTTTCTATTTTGCGACTTTTTCGCGATAGAGCAGCGAGCCCTTCCGCTGGCTCTTCAAATATTGTAGTATTCTTTCCGGCTTCGCGTCCGTCTGAAACAGCGTTTTGCTGGTCCAGCTTCTGCCGGACACCACGACCACACTGCCACCACAGACCGTATCGTCCGCATCCCGAAACAGCCGGATCAGGGTCAGGTACGGCCTGAGCCCCTTCCCCTCATCTCCCGGATTCATCCAGATTTCATAGGGGTTGAGGAGGGTCCGGGCCAGCAGCCGGACATACCGCTCCCGGCCCCCTTTTCGGATCTGCGGGTTCCCGGTCTTCGGGTCTGCGAACAGCCCCCTGCCCACCACCATCGGTATGTTGGCTCCCGGCAGAGTGACCACCTTGCTTTCGTTTAAATCTTTGATGTCGAATTCCGAAAGGAACGCCCGGAGATAGTCATCATTGGAAAGGCCGTTCGCCAGCAGATCGGCCTCGGAAACGGGCAGCAGATGACGGCGGTCCAGCGTCGCCAGGGACGGCATCCGGGCGGGCTGTGTCACTGCCGTCCGCCAGGCGATATCCTTCTCGGCGATTTCGGACGGCGACAGGCCACCCAGCCAGTCCTTACCGACGTTCTGCGACCACCCCGGATCGGGCCGGAGCTTTCTGGCGGGCAGCCGGAGACCGGTCTTCGGGTCTGTCGGCACAAACGTTTTGCCGGTCGGGTCGTCGCTGACCTTCAGGCCCCGTTTCCCCAATTGCCGCTCGCTCAGGGATTTCACACCGCAGCGGCACTTGTAGCCGTTCGGCGGGTACCAGGTATCCCAGATCGGCGAGTCCGCCGGAAACACCTTGCCGTGCATGTATGCGTGGGCCGGTCGGGTCCGGCTGTCATTGATGGCCGAATATTGCCAGTAGGGCCGGGTTTTCGCTGTTGCGGCCATCTGGGCGTACCGCCCGGACATGTAGGCGCTCTGTATGTTCGTCCTGAAGATCAGGTCCGTCCGGTAATCGTTCCACCCCTGGTCCGCGATGATTTTCGGGATACGCGCCCTGAACTCCGCCAGGGTCTCACCGGCGTCTATGGCCTGGTACATGGCCTCGTAAACGCCGCAGACCTGATCCATCCGGTTAAGACCGGACACCATGAAGGCCTTGGTGTGCGCGGCATCCGCCAGTGCGTCGAAGTTTTTCGCAGCGGTCGGCATCTTGTCTTTCCAGAACCGCTTGGCCTCCTTCATGGGCAGGGGGGTCGGCGTGACATCAGCCATTGTATTCACCCCACATCCGGGCCGCGATCATGGCGCGCTCCATCAGCTCCGGGAGCGTTCCAGACCCCGTCCCCAGGACATCTGCCAGCAGGGCTTCCAGCTCCTCATAGCTTTCCGCAGCCTCACAGGCCGCCCGTATCGCATCCGTGATCTGCGCCGCAGCCTCACGGGCTTCGGGCATGAGGGCATCCGCCATATCTTCCAGGGCCTGCTGGTCCGGCGTGAACCCGGAGGCCGGGGACGACAGCGCTGTTTCCGATGTGCCTGATCCGCGGTCTGATTCCGCGCCGATATCGAACTCGTCGTCGGCCAGGTCGAACCGCCGCATAAAGTAGGTTTTTCTGAACGTAACGCCCGATTCGGTCAGGCTTTTGGTCAGCTCCGCCGTCTGCCCCTGGTCGTCGGGATCGTTCCAGTCCCACCGGGGCGGGATTTCGTCCGGCGCGGTCACAGCGCCGTACTCCAGCGCCACTGAATCGAAGAAAGAGGCGACAATGTGGGCGTCAGCATCCCGGTAATTTTCCAGTACGGAGAAATGGGTTTCCGAGGCGGCCCGCGACCCCTGGCCATATAACTCCGATGTGAGCGTCTGGCCCATCAGCACCTTGCTGATGGCTGCATTCCAGGTGTCGCAATATCTGAGGTGGAGGTCGCCGGATTTGCCGGACGGCTCATGGATCTCGACGTCCGACCCGGCGGAAATTACGGCGCAGGCGGTGCGGACCATTGCGGTAAGATCGCTCAGCATCCGGTTCCGGTCCTTTTCCGTTGCTCCCTGATGCGCCTGGCCAACGACCCACGGCGCTCCGAATTTTTCGATAAATTCCGTCCAGAACCGGATGCCGCCCCGTTTGAAGGCCACCGGCCAGAGACAGCGGGACAGCAGCCGCAGCCCGTAGGGGTTTTCATAGGTCGGGAAGTGCCGGGCCAACACAAATTTATGGTCCGGCACCGGATCGCCGTACAGCGCGCCCATTCTCAGGAATCTCAGGTCATTGTCTTCTCCGAAGCCGAACCAGGCGCGGGGCTTGACCACGATGTTTTTCAGCCGGAGCCGACCGTTGTCCGGTTCCCATAGCAGTTCTGCCGGCGCAAACCCGAAATAGGGCGCATCCAGGACTTCGGAGATCAGGTCGTACAGGTTGATGTGTTTCAGGTCGGCCTGAAGGTTTTCCGCCAGGGCTTTGGCCCCGGCTGTCGGCTCCGAATCCGGGGCCGCGCCAGGCAGGAACTGGAAATGCCTGCGCAGCAGGGTCCCCAGCTTGCGATTCTGGATGGCCATGCAGACCTGGTCGTCCGAGGTCAGTTCCTCCAGTATCGCGGCGCTGTCTCCGCGTTTGCGCAGGATCGGGTCCGGGTCTGGCAACAGGCCGATATACCCGATAAGGTCCGCGCCAGCAGCCTCGCGGGTGGCGATCTCCGACAGAAGCGTACTCCGGCCCGGTGCATCGGAAAAATTGTGGAATGTGTGGCTGTCCAGCCAGATGCCGCTCATTGATCATACCCTCTTAAAATCATTTGACTTCTACGCGGAGTGCCCAGCGTGATGGCGAAATTTGCCGCAGGCACGGCAGCCGCATGAACCGCAAGCGCCAACGCCCAGAACCGGTCGGCGTGGC
This window encodes:
- a CDS encoding major capsid protein, with translation MNFTNLRSYFTPDVIVQRLRGLPPLETTVIDTFFARKVNHPFATVGRDDILETGSPAPLIMRGAPSLALTGSPISLADYEPFEVSNHRFLTAADLNNLRVLDKQSIQARLSGIDDHLRRVSRATAEGLASTALTGTINWPVQLENGATETYQVTFGDTLSHTPTKLWSASDATVKHVFEDLEEMETLIQEAGYGGVVNYWAGKTVYSTLLSLAETYQNNPKAKIEVKITDQGISVGGFLVKKMVERYKHPVTGTMTPKVADTGIMAFATDAVHTLFYCAIDDIDGKLQPLPYFSKPLTSGDPSGVKIIGKSKPFPCPVTKAICWATVIS
- a CDS encoding phage minor head protein, translating into MADVTPTPLPMKEAKRFWKDKMPTAAKNFDALADAAHTKAFMVSGLNRMDQVCGVYEAMYQAIDAGETLAEFRARIPKIIADQGWNDYRTDLIFRTNIQSAYMSGRYAQMAATAKTRPYWQYSAINDSRTRPAHAYMHGKVFPADSPIWDTWYPPNGYKCRCGVKSLSERQLGKRGLKVSDDPTGKTFVPTDPKTGLRLPARKLRPDPGWSQNVGKDWLGGLSPSEIAEKDIAWRTAVTQPARMPSLATLDRRHLLPVSEADLLANGLSNDDYLRAFLSEFDIKDLNESKVVTLPGANIPMVVGRGLFADPKTGNPQIRKGGRERYVRLLARTLLNPYEIWMNPGDEGKGLRPYLTLIRLFRDADDTVCGGSVVVVSGRSWTSKTLFQTDAKPERILQYLKSQRKGSLLYREKVAK
- a CDS encoding DUF935 domain-containing protein; this translates as MSGIWLDSHTFHNFSDAPGRSTLLSEIATREAAGADLIGYIGLLPDPDPILRKRGDSAAILEELTSDDQVCMAIQNRKLGTLLRRHFQFLPGAAPDSEPTAGAKALAENLQADLKHINLYDLISEVLDAPYFGFAPAELLWEPDNGRLRLKNIVVKPRAWFGFGEDNDLRFLRMGALYGDPVPDHKFVLARHFPTYENPYGLRLLSRCLWPVAFKRGGIRFWTEFIEKFGAPWVVGQAHQGATEKDRNRMLSDLTAMVRTACAVISAGSDVEIHEPSGKSGDLHLRYCDTWNAAISKVLMGQTLTSELYGQGSRAASETHFSVLENYRDADAHIVASFFDSVALEYGAVTAPDEIPPRWDWNDPDDQGQTAELTKSLTESGVTFRKTYFMRRFDLADDEFDIGAESDRGSGTSETALSSPASGFTPDQQALEDMADALMPEAREAAAQITDAIRAACEAAESYEELEALLADVLGTGSGTLPELMERAMIAARMWGEYNG